From a single Micromonospora pallida genomic region:
- a CDS encoding Lrp/AsnC family transcriptional regulator has protein sequence MQIDAVDQRIIALLVADARASYAEIGSRVSLSAPAVKRRVDRLRAAGVIKGFTAVVDPAAVGWTTEAFVELFCAGRTTPAQIGVVARRHPEVVGAYTVSGEADALVHLRAADMNHLEQALEKLRAEPFVTSTRSAIVLSRLVESPGVGPSTR, from the coding sequence TTGCAGATCGACGCTGTGGATCAGCGAATCATTGCGCTACTCGTCGCGGACGCCCGCGCGTCGTACGCGGAGATCGGAAGTCGGGTTTCGCTCTCCGCCCCGGCGGTCAAGCGGCGGGTGGACCGGTTGCGGGCCGCCGGGGTGATCAAGGGGTTCACCGCGGTCGTCGACCCGGCCGCCGTCGGCTGGACCACCGAGGCGTTCGTCGAGCTGTTCTGTGCCGGCCGGACCACCCCGGCCCAGATCGGGGTGGTCGCCCGGCGGCACCCGGAGGTGGTCGGCGCGTACACCGTCTCCGGCGAGGCGGACGCCCTGGTGCATCTGCGGGCGGCCGACATGAACCACCTCGAACAGGCCTTGGAGAAGCTCCGCGCGGAACCCTTCGTCACCTCGACCCGCAGCGCCATCGTGCTGTCCCGGCTGGTCGAGTCACCCGGGGTCGGCCCCTCCACCCGCTGA